The genomic stretch TATGTTGGACATTTTATGGTTATAGCAAAGGATAAAGGTTACTATATCCCAGAGTCTCTATATAAATCTTGGTTAAATTTTGCTATTGAGAAGAGTAAAGATAGTAGTTATAACTTAAATCTAAAAGCATACACTCTATATGTATTAGCATTGGGAGGAGAGGCTCAAATTGGAGAGATGAACTATCTATATGATAATAATTTATCAGAACTAGATGATATATCTAAGTGGTATCTAGCTTCAGCCTATGCAATAATAGGAGAGGATGAGATAGCAAAATCAATAGCTAATAAGCTTTCTACTGTTGTAAAAGAGAAACCATTTGATTACTATGTGGATAGTTATGGCTCAAAACTAAGAGATGAGGCTATTGTTCTAAACTCTTACTGCACTGTGTATGGAAAGATTGATAAAAAATTATATGAGGATATATTGAAAACTCTTCAATCACAAAACTGGTTATCTACTCAAAGTATAGGTTACTCTTTGATGTCAATAGCTCAAGTAGTAAAGGGTAGTGAAGGAAAAGAGGTAAGCGGAAAACTAATAGTAGATGGTAAGGAGATAGACTTTAAAGATAAATCTGGAGTTTGGGAGTACTCTCAAGAGGGTATGAAGAGTGTAAAGGTCATAGGAAAAGATATCTATGTCAATAGATACTGGGAAGGAATTCCAATTAACTACGCACAAGCTGATGAAAGTAGAAATATAAAGATAGAGAGAAAATTCTATGATGATAATGGAGAAGAGATAGATGTAAAATCTTTAGAAAAAGGTAGAGCTTTCTATATGGAATTAAAGGTTTTACCAGCTGATGATGTCAAAGGATATTTTTATCTTGATAACATAGCTCTGACACAGATTATTCCTAGTGGTTGGGAGATTGAAAACACAAGATTACTTAACACTAATCTACCACAATGGATAGAGGAGAAGATAGAGAGTAGTAATCTAGAGTATGAGGATATAAGAGATGATAGAGTAAACTTCTTCTTTGATTTTAATAATTATGATAAGAAGGGACAAAGTTTCTTTATAAAGTTAAACAGTGTAACAAAAGGAAAGTATAAACTTCCAGGTACAAAAGCTGAAGGAATGTATAATAATGAGTACAGAGCTTATCTAAATGGTTTTGATGTTGAGGTAAAATAATGAGATTTTTAAAATTTCTTCCCATACTCTTTATCATACCAATCCTATTTCTGATAAATATCTACAGAGATTTTGATATAGAGGAGATGAGGAAAAAATTAGAGGGAAGATATAGCCAAGTTGTATTGGATAGTAAAGGTGAGATAATAGGTGCATATCTAAATAGTGATGAGCAGTGGCAGATTAAAGGAGAGGGAGAAATTCCCAAAAGATTAAAATTAGCTGTGATAAACTATGAGGATAGAGATTTTTATTCACATGGTGGGGTAGATTATCTAGCTATAATAAGAGCTTTGAAAGTAAATTTGAGTCAAGGTAAGAGAGTTGGAGCCAGTACAATAACTATGCAGGGGATAAAACTCTATAAAAGAAGAGAGAGGACGTATCTAAGTAAGTTAGCTGAGATAGTAGAGAGCTATAAATTGGAAAATAATCTTTCTAAAGATGAGATACTACAGCTATATCTAAACAACGCTCCATATGGTGGAAATATAGTGGGATATGAAACAGCCTCACAACTATTTTTTGGTAAAGGAGCAAAAAATCTTACTTGGGCAGAGGGGGCGACCCTTGCTGTCCTTCCTAATTCTCCAGGACTAATATCCATAGAGAAAAATAGAAAGAAACTCTTAGAAAAAAGGGATAATCTTCTGAAAAAGATGTATGAAAGAGGGGTAATTGATGAAAAGCAGTATAGATTAGCCCTTAAAGAAGAGTTACCTAAAGAGAGAAGATATTTTAACTTTCTAGCCCCACACCTAACTAGAAGATTGATAGGAGAGAGTGATAAGAGAATAATAAAAAGTACCATAGATAGTGAGTTACAAAGAAAAATAGAGGGAATAGTAAAAGAATATGGAGAGTACTTAAATAACAGAGGGATAAAAAATAGCTCGGTAATAGTAGTTGATAATAAAACTGGGGAGGTAAAAAGCTATATAGGTTCTCAAGATTTTTATGATTTTAAGAGAAATGGGCAGGTAGATGGAGTTAAGGCTAAGAGGTCAGTGGGCTCTGTATTAAAACCATTTCTCTATGCTCTTTCAATAGATGATGGCTTAATATCTCCAAAATCAAAACTTTTAGATGTACCACTCTATTTCTCAAATTTTAATCCTCAAAATGCAAATAAAAAATATTATGGTCTTATCGAGGCTCAAGAGGCTTTAAAAAAATCTCTAAATATTCCCTTTGTAAAACTTTTAGACGAGTATGGAGAGGATAGATTTTTTTATTTCTTAAAGGATATATTAAATTTTCCAGAGAGAGATTACTCAAATTATGGTTTATCTCTAATCCTAGGAACTAAGGAGATGAGTGTAGAGGATATAGCAAAGCTCTATTATGGATTAGCTAACTATGGAGAGTTCAGAGGGTTAAAATATCTAGTGAATGAGGAGATGAAAGAATCTAGAAACTTAATATCTAAAGGAGCTAGTTATTTAACAGTTGAAGCTATGCAAGGAGTACAGAGATATGGAGCTGATAATCTTTATTTGGGAAGAGATGGTATAGCGTGGAAGACAGGAACTAGCTATGGGCAGAGAGATGCTTGGGCTAGTGGGATATCTCCACGATGGACAGTGGTAGTTTGGTGTGGAAATTTTACTGGAGAGGGGAATAGAAACCTCTCTGGAGTTGTTACTGCAGGGCAACTACTTTTCAAAATTTTTAAGGTTCTTCCAGATAAAAATTTGGAGTTTGAAAAACCTATAGATGAGTTTAAAAGAATAAAAATAGATAAAGAGACAGGTTATAGACTTAAATATGATGTTCCTTACGAGGAGATAGATTACCCTAAAAAAGCTAAGAGTTTAAAAGTATCACCATATTATAAAAAGCTCTATGTAGATTCAGAGGGAAAAGAGATTGATTCTAGAGATGAAGAGTTTTACCAAAGTAATGAAGAGGTAATACTTAGTTATCCTATAGAATTACTGGACTATATGGCTAGAGAGAGTATAGATATATCTGATGAAAATAGTGAAAGAATACAGATAATATACCCTTTAAATAGTTTAAAGATATTTCTTCCAAAGGATTTTGAGGGAAGAAAAAAATTGATTGTTAAAGTTGCTAATCCTAAGAACAGAAATATATACTGGTACCACAATGGGAAGTATATATTCAGTGGAAGAGAATTAGAGAAAGCTTTTGATTTTTTACAGGGTGAGCACAGATTGACTCTCATATCTGAAAGTGGAGAGATAGCCGAGGTAAAATTTACTATCTTAAGAGGAAAATAGACTTATACTAGAAAATATGGTAAAATGGATTACTGAAAAAATAATACTAAGGAAAAGAGGTAGCTAATGATAGAGTTCTTTATAGCGAAGAAGCATATAGTTGAAAGAAAAAAGCAGAGCCTAATCTCAGTAGTTGGAATAACAATAGGAGTAGTTGTTTTGATGGTATCTATTGGGATAGCTAATGGTTTGGATAAAAATATGATAAATAGTATACTCTCTGTAACCAGTCATATAATGGTATCTAATGGTGAGAAAATATCTAACTATACTGATATCAAGGAGAAGATAGAGGGGATAGAGGGAGTAAAGGGAGCTGTCCCAAGTATATCTACTCAAGGTATATTCAAATATAATGGAATATATGGTGGTTATGTTTCAGGGGTAAAGATAGAGGGTTACGACTTGGAAAGTGCTAAAAAAGCTATGGACTTGAATAAAAAGATAGTAGCTGGAACTATTTCTCCAAATAAGATAAATGGTATCCTAATAGGTAAGGAGCTCTTTAATTCAATAGGAGCACAGATAGGGGATAAGGTGAGTATAATATCCTCTGAAAATAAGGAGATAAAGTTTGAGATAGAGGGAGTATTCCAAAGTGGATATTATGACTATGATATAAATATGGTAATTCTTCCTCTGAAATCTGTACAATATTTAACATATGGTGAGGATATAGCTTCTAAGATAGATGTTACCCTTTATAATCCATATAAGGCTTCAGAAATTTCTAATAAGATAATGGAGAAAACTGGGATATATTCAAGAACATGGGGAGAGATGAATAGAAATCTTCTATCAGCTCTTTCCCTAGAAAAGACAGTGATGATAATGGTATTTTCACTGATAGTAGTCATAGCTGGATTTGTTGTATGGGTAACTCTTAATATGTTGGTGAGAGAGAAGATAAAAGATATTGGAATAATGAGAGCTATGGGATTTTCTAAAAAAAATATTATGAAAATATTTTTGATACAGGGAATGGTATTGGGAGCTATAGGTATAACAATTGGAACGATTATATCCCTATCATTTTTATGGTATATAAAAAATAATACACTGGATTTTATTACTTCGATATACTATATTACAAAGATACCAGTGGAGATATCTACGAAGGAGATATTTATAATAATAGGAGCGAACTTTGGAATAATATTCCTATCTAGTGTATTCCCAGCATATAGGGGAGCAAAAATGGAAACTGTGGAGGCTCTAAGACATGAGTAAAGAGATTTTAAAATTAGAAAATGTGGAGAAAAAATATAGTGGTGGAGTAGAGGAGCTACACATAATAAATGATTTGACATTTTCAGTAGAAGAGGAAGAGTTTATATCAATACTTGGACGTTCTGGTTCTGGTAAATCTACTCTTTTGAATATTATGGGACTACTTGATAAGGTTGATGGAGGAAAGATATCTATTGATGGTCAAGAGGTTGATAGATTGAGTGAAGAGGAGAGAGATAGGCTAAAAAATCAGATGATAGGTTTTGTTTTCCAATTTCACTATCTACTCCCTGAATTTACGGCTTTAGAAAATGTTATGTTACCAGCTCTTTTAAATAATTTTTCTAAGAGGGCAGAGGTAGAAAAGAGAGCTAAGGAGTTACTTGATAAAGTTGGATTATCAGCAAGAGAGAATCATAAGCCATCACAACTTTCAGGTGGAGAGAAGCAAAGGGTCGCGATAGCTAGGGCTCTAATTAATTCTCCAAAAATTTTATTAGCAGATGAGCCAACTGGAAATCTTGATGAGGAAACAAGTGAGATGATATTTAAAATTTTGAAGGATATCAATAAAAATGAGAAACAGACTATAATTGTTGTAACTCACTCTAAGGATTTAGCTGAGATTTCAGATAAACAACTATATTTAAAGAAGGGTATCTTGGTTGAGGAATAAAAAAATAAAAAAATTTTTAAAATAAAAAAAGGAAATTTGCAATTTGTGGAGTATAATAAAGTAACAAAACAAAAGATACAGCAAGGAAGTGGTATTATGAAAATGACTATCCATGGTAAACAATTAGTTATTACAGAGGCAATAAAAAATTACGCGGAAACTAAATTAGGAAAGGTTGAAAAGTATCACGACGGTATAATAGAGCTAGCTATTAATTTATCAGCATTAAAATTAAAAACTGGTAATTGTCATACAGCAGAAGTGTTAGCTTACTTAGGAGGAAGCACAGTTAAAGCTTCTTGTACTGATGCAGATCTATATGCAGCTATCGATGGAGTTGCAGATATACTAGAAGGACAACTAAAAAAACACAAAGATAAAATAAGAACAGCGGTTCAATCAAGAGAACCAATGATTAGAAAGGTAAAATATAATCCAGAAACAAATACAGTAGAAAAAGAAGCTGCTGTAAATGTGGTAAAGGTATATTTACCACCAAAACCAATGGATGTAGAGGAAGCAATACTTCAATTAGAAATTTTAAATAAAACTTTCTTCCCATTCACAAATGCAGAAACTGGAGAAATGAACGTAGTTTATAAGAGAAAAGATGGAGACTATGGACATATAGCACCAGCAAAAAAATAGTCACAAAATAATTTAAATAAAAGGCTACCAATTCGGTAGCCTTTTTGGTATAATAGGAAAAAAGATAGTAAAAGGAGTAGAATATGAGAGTAATAAATAAAATAGAAAAAGCTTATGATAGAAATCTTATCTTAATATTTGAAGGAGATAAGGAGTTCTGTGAATATATATCAGAAGATGGGAAAAAATTAATAGCTACTATGATAGAGAAAGAGGAGTTTACTGGGAAAAAGGGAGAGACTCTATCTGTAAACTTTTTACAAAATGGTAAATTAATATCTATGGATATATTAGGATTTGGAAAAAAAGAAGAGTGTAGTGAAAATATTTTTAGAGAGGTACTATTTAAATATCTTTCTGGAAAGAGTGGAGCTATACTGATTTCAAGCAATAGAGAGGAGTTAAATAGAGCAGACTTAATTTGTGAGATAGTTGGAAATATAAATTACTCATTTGATGAGTTTAAAGAGAAAAAATCAAATAAGGTAGATGTAGAGTTCTTCTCTAGTGAGGCTATAGATATCACAGAGAGTCTAATTTTAAATGAGGCTACTGATATAACAAGAAATTTAGTGGATTTACCAGCTAATATTATCAATCCAATAACTTTATCAGAGAGGGTTATAGAGTTAGGAAAAGAGTTTGGATTTGAAGTGGAGATTTTTGATGATGAAAAAATTCAAAAATTAGGTATGAATCTTTTATACAGTGTGGGAAAGGCTTCAGCTACTAAACCAAGACTTATTGTAATGAGATATTTTGGTGATAGAGAATCTGAAGATATAATGGGATTAGTAGGAAAAGGGTTAACTTATGACACAGGTGGACTTTGTATAAAACCAGCAGATTCTATGATGAATATGAAAGATGATATGACAGGTGGGGCTACTGTAATAGGAACTATGTGTGCTATTGCTAAAAACACTCTTAAAAAGAATGTTGTAGCTGTTGTTCCAGCTTGTGAAAATGCTATCAATGGAAACTCATATAGACCTGGAGATATTATTCAATCTATGAATGGAAAATATGTGGAGATAATAAATACTGATGCTGAGGGAAGACTTGCTCTGGCAGATGCTATCACATACATAGTTAGAGATGAAAAGGTATCTGAAATAATAGATGTGGCTACACTTACAGGAGCTATGATGGTAGCTTTAGGAACATTTATAACAGGAGTATTCTCTAATAGAGATGAGGTTTACTCTCTTTTAGAAAAATCTTGTAATAAATATGGAGAAAGAGTTTGGAGAATGCCGTTAAATGAAGAGTTTGCTGAGGAATTAAAATCTGAAGTAGCAGATTTGAAACATATGGGTAATAGATGGGGTGGAGCTATATCAGCAGCTAAGTTTCTAGAAATATTTGCTGAAGGGACACCATGGACACATATGGATATAGCTGGAACAGCTTATAACAACTCTACTAAGTGGTATAAAAAAGGTGCTTCTGGAGTACACGTAAAAGGACTTTATGAGTATTGTAAAAATAGATAAAAAAATAATAGACAAAAATCTAGTTAAGTGATATATTATATTTAATTGAATAAGATTACTGGGGTGCCTTTTGGCTGAGATTGAGTGAAAACTCTAAACCCATTGAACTTGATTTGGTTAGTACCAACGAAAGGAGTAATTATAACTTTATATATTATATATCTGTTTATATTTCCTCCTTTTGTTATTAAAAGGAGGATTTTTTTATGGGATTAAAAGATTGCTTATGGTGTATTGGGGGAGCAAGTAAGGGAGTAGCAGGAGCTAGATTCTCACTCTACCCAATGAGTGATAACTTTGTTGAGATTATACTAGGAGGACTTGAAAAGACAGATACAAGTAAAGTTTGGAAACAAACTGATAAGCTGAGTACCTGTGTAAGAGGTAAGAGGGTACATATCTTCGATGTGGTAAAAGGTATTTTTGTAAATGCTTATAGAGATGATGTACACATGGCTTTAGAAGCTACTTTTTCCAAAGGATGTCCAGGGGATACAGATGCTGACTCATTTATGGAAGTAGATGATAAAAAGTTAAATGAGAAAAATATAAAGGATAAAAATTTTAATGTAGTAAGTAAAATATCTTTTTATCCAATGGGAGAAGAGGATTATATGGAGCATATAGCTAAGGTAGTAATGATTGCTAAAGAGAGAGGTATCTTTGCTAGAAGTTCTCACTATGTTTCCATATTAGAGGGAGATGTTCATAAAGTATTTGATACATTGGAAGAGATTTTTCAATATGGCGAGGAAAATTTATCACACTATATTTTACAAGTAACTATTTCAGTAAATAGTCCAACAAAGGAGTAAGAGTATGTTTAATTGGAAATTAAAAGATGTTATAATGGTTTGTATTTTTTCTGTGGTTTTTTCATTTATATATTTATGGGCTGTATATTTAGCTAATTTTATGGCTACATTATTAGCTCCCTTTGGACTTGCCCCATATGCTTATGAGGTAGTTTTTGGAGTATGGTTTATGGCTTCTACATTTGTACCATATATAATTCAAAGAGCTGGAGTGGCTACTATTTCTGAGGTTTTATCAGCAGTAATTGAAGTGATAATGGGGAATATGTTTGGACCAATAGTTATTTTATCAGGAATAATTCAGGGATTGGGACCAGAACTTGTATTTGCTAGGGGAAAGTATAAAGATTTCTCGATGAGAAGTATGTGTACAGCAGCTATTTTTGCTTGTATTTTTAGTTTTATATGGGGATTTGTAAGAGGTGGATATACAAAATTTACCCCAATGTATATATTAGGAATGTTTATTGTGAGAGTTATAAGTTCAATATTATTTGCAGGGGTTATATCAAAACTATTAGCTGAAAAATTAGCAAAAACAGGAGCTTTAAGTGGATATAAACTTGGACAGGAAGAGATAGATGAGTAAGATAGAGATATTGAGATGTGAAAATATAACTTTTAAATATTCTGAAAAATCAAAAAGAGAGATAATAAAAAATCTCTCTCTTTCTTTTCATAGGGGAGATATATATTTAGTTACAGGCTTTTCAGGATGTGGAAAGTCAACTCTTGCATATATATTAGCAGG from Candidatus Fusobacterium pullicola encodes the following:
- the pbpC gene encoding penicillin-binding protein 1C, which encodes MRFLKFLPILFIIPILFLINIYRDFDIEEMRKKLEGRYSQVVLDSKGEIIGAYLNSDEQWQIKGEGEIPKRLKLAVINYEDRDFYSHGGVDYLAIIRALKVNLSQGKRVGASTITMQGIKLYKRRERTYLSKLAEIVESYKLENNLSKDEILQLYLNNAPYGGNIVGYETASQLFFGKGAKNLTWAEGATLAVLPNSPGLISIEKNRKKLLEKRDNLLKKMYERGVIDEKQYRLALKEELPKERRYFNFLAPHLTRRLIGESDKRIIKSTIDSELQRKIEGIVKEYGEYLNNRGIKNSSVIVVDNKTGEVKSYIGSQDFYDFKRNGQVDGVKAKRSVGSVLKPFLYALSIDDGLISPKSKLLDVPLYFSNFNPQNANKKYYGLIEAQEALKKSLNIPFVKLLDEYGEDRFFYFLKDILNFPERDYSNYGLSLILGTKEMSVEDIAKLYYGLANYGEFRGLKYLVNEEMKESRNLISKGASYLTVEAMQGVQRYGADNLYLGRDGIAWKTGTSYGQRDAWASGISPRWTVVVWCGNFTGEGNRNLSGVVTAGQLLFKIFKVLPDKNLEFEKPIDEFKRIKIDKETGYRLKYDVPYEEIDYPKKAKSLKVSPYYKKLYVDSEGKEIDSRDEEFYQSNEEVILSYPIELLDYMARESIDISDENSERIQIIYPLNSLKIFLPKDFEGRKKLIVKVANPKNRNIYWYHNGKYIFSGRELEKAFDFLQGEHRLTLISESGEIAEVKFTILRGK
- a CDS encoding ABC transporter permease, whose protein sequence is MIEFFIAKKHIVERKKQSLISVVGITIGVVVLMVSIGIANGLDKNMINSILSVTSHIMVSNGEKISNYTDIKEKIEGIEGVKGAVPSISTQGIFKYNGIYGGYVSGVKIEGYDLESAKKAMDLNKKIVAGTISPNKINGILIGKELFNSIGAQIGDKVSIISSENKEIKFEIEGVFQSGYYDYDINMVILPLKSVQYLTYGEDIASKIDVTLYNPYKASEISNKIMEKTGIYSRTWGEMNRNLLSALSLEKTVMIMVFSLIVVIAGFVVWVTLNMLVREKIKDIGIMRAMGFSKKNIMKIFLIQGMVLGAIGITIGTIISLSFLWYIKNNTLDFITSIYYITKIPVEISTKEIFIIIGANFGIIFLSSVFPAYRGAKMETVEALRHE
- a CDS encoding ABC transporter ATP-binding protein is translated as MSKEILKLENVEKKYSGGVEELHIINDLTFSVEEEEFISILGRSGSGKSTLLNIMGLLDKVDGGKISIDGQEVDRLSEEERDRLKNQMIGFVFQFHYLLPEFTALENVMLPALLNNFSKRAEVEKRAKELLDKVGLSARENHKPSQLSGGEKQRVAIARALINSPKILLADEPTGNLDEETSEMIFKILKDINKNEKQTIIVVTHSKDLAEISDKQLYLKKGILVEE
- the raiA gene encoding ribosome-associated translation inhibitor RaiA, giving the protein MKMTIHGKQLVITEAIKNYAETKLGKVEKYHDGIIELAINLSALKLKTGNCHTAEVLAYLGGSTVKASCTDADLYAAIDGVADILEGQLKKHKDKIRTAVQSREPMIRKVKYNPETNTVEKEAAVNVVKVYLPPKPMDVEEAILQLEILNKTFFPFTNAETGEMNVVYKRKDGDYGHIAPAKK
- a CDS encoding leucyl aminopeptidase, whose amino-acid sequence is MRVINKIEKAYDRNLILIFEGDKEFCEYISEDGKKLIATMIEKEEFTGKKGETLSVNFLQNGKLISMDILGFGKKEECSENIFREVLFKYLSGKSGAILISSNREELNRADLICEIVGNINYSFDEFKEKKSNKVDVEFFSSEAIDITESLILNEATDITRNLVDLPANIINPITLSERVIELGKEFGFEVEIFDDEKIQKLGMNLLYSVGKASATKPRLIVMRYFGDRESEDIMGLVGKGLTYDTGGLCIKPADSMMNMKDDMTGGATVIGTMCAIAKNTLKKNVVAVVPACENAINGNSYRPGDIIQSMNGKYVEIINTDAEGRLALADAITYIVRDEKVSEIIDVATLTGAMMVALGTFITGVFSNRDEVYSLLEKSCNKYGERVWRMPLNEEFAEELKSEVADLKHMGNRWGGAISAAKFLEIFAEGTPWTHMDIAGTAYNNSTKWYKKGASGVHVKGLYEYCKNR
- a CDS encoding Ykof family thiamine-binding protein, producing the protein MGLKDCLWCIGGASKGVAGARFSLYPMSDNFVEIILGGLEKTDTSKVWKQTDKLSTCVRGKRVHIFDVVKGIFVNAYRDDVHMALEATFSKGCPGDTDADSFMEVDDKKLNEKNIKDKNFNVVSKISFYPMGEEDYMEHIAKVVMIAKERGIFARSSHYVSILEGDVHKVFDTLEEIFQYGEENLSHYILQVTISVNSPTKE
- a CDS encoding ECF transporter S component, with the protein product MFNWKLKDVIMVCIFSVVFSFIYLWAVYLANFMATLLAPFGLAPYAYEVVFGVWFMASTFVPYIIQRAGVATISEVLSAVIEVIMGNMFGPIVILSGIIQGLGPELVFARGKYKDFSMRSMCTAAIFACIFSFIWGFVRGGYTKFTPMYILGMFIVRVISSILFAGVISKLLAEKLAKTGALSGYKLGQEEIDE